GGTACCTTAGCTCAGTTGGTAGAGCATCGGACTGAAAATCCGTGTGTCCGCAGTTCAATTCTGCGGGGCGCCATTTTTTTTCTCATTTTCCATTTAAGTTGCTACTAGTTTTTTATTTGGTTTCAAATAATATCGAGGCTATATCCATCAATTATCAAGGAATTGATCGCCCTGTTTGTTCAAATGAAATAACATTTGCTTGGTAGAGGATTTAGATTGAATTTCTGTATCTTACCTGAATAAGCCTCCTGTATTTCGATAACTCTCCAGAAAAAAGTGTTGATCTTTAGAATTCTCGTCGCTTTTTTGTGGTGTCCGTTTCCTCGGCGTGAATTTGAGTTTGTTTTCGATTCCAATACCTAATAGACAATGGAAATATGATCCCATAAGGCAGCCATATCGACCAATTAAATGGGCTGGAAATGAAAAAAAGCATAGCGAGAAATAATATCGAGATAAATCAATGGGCAATGATAGCTTTAATAACGAAGTGCTTTTATCGAGGTCCTTTAGTATTTTTTACAGCAAAATAATCCTCGACGGTAGCTTCACCTAAATTCATCGTCACACCAATAACAGCAAAAATCACTATCAAAAACCGATTATCCATGCACATCGGTTTAACTGGGGCTTAGAGGTTGTTTACTCTTCAGATATTGTATCTGCGAATTTTCTTTTTTTTGTCGAACTCATGGCTCGTGCGAGGAAGATTGTGTCTTCGTTATGTTCGAGGAATATCCTTAAAAGCACCATAAGAGGCACAGATAATAGCATCCCAGCTACGCCCCAAATGTAGCCCCAGAAGACCAGCCCAAGTATGACAGTAAGCGTATTAAGCTTCATGCGATTGCCCATAAGCATTGGATCGAGAATATTCCCAATTATTACTTCGGTTATCACTAGAAGTAAAGAGTAAATTACAATAGCAACACCAGAATCGAGATAAATAAGGCCTAATAAAATTGGAGGAATGGTTGCGATAATAGAACCGATACTTGGAATAAAATTCAAAGCGAAAGCTAGGAAACCCCAAAATAACGCAAATTCGATCTTAAACGCCAGGCATATAAGCCAAAAACACAGACCAGTTAAAGCACTTACAAAAAATTTAAGCCCAATATAAGATGAAATAGAGTGAATGATATTATTAAATTCTTTAGCAAAGCGTTTGCCTCCGCGATCCTTGAAAACAAACTCGATATAGTCCTCGTAATTAGATATTCCCGATAATAGAATAATGAAATAGAGAGCAAACATGAAAAAGGAACCTGTGATTGAGCCGAGGAATTTAGCAAAACCTCCTAAAGCACTGCCTAACCAATCTCCTTTGAATGGTTCTGTTATGAAGTGTTTAACCTGATAAGAGGAAAGAGTGACGCTGAGATGAGCGTTTATCCATTCTACAACAAAATCCAATTTACGGTTGAAATTGAAAACAAGTTCATCGCTGTTGTCCGCTACCTGTCCCACTGTGGAGGAGATAATTGAAACGAACACCGATACTAAAGCGAGTGTTAGTATCGAAATAAGCGTGATAGCTATCCAATTCGGGATTTTTTTGCGGATTAGGAATGTTAAAATTGGCTGAAGGAGCATTACCAAGAACAATGCCAAAATTAAAGGAAGAATCAAACCAGATAATTCCCTGAAAATCCAGAAGACGATAACGAAACCAAGCAGTAAGAAAACCGGTCTGCTCCAGTCTTTTTTTGAATACGGACTCATATCAAACAATTAATACAATTTATTCTCATTTGTCAAGACACAAAAGTTAATAAAGATGTAACTTTTGCTTTTTTAAATTATTGAATTGCACTTGATAAATTTAGGCTATATATTAAACGCTATGCAGAAGAAAGATTCAGTTCCAAAACTCATATTGATATACGGCTTCCTGGTTCTCTGGACTCTGGGAACACTGTATCCTGTGATGAGGGTGATAACAATTTCCCTGAGGCCCGCCGATAAGCTTCTTTCAACTTCACTAGCAACAATTCCAGAAAATGCTTCATTAAAGAACTACGCCACTCTGTTCACAGATACTCCATTTTTAAGATGGTTATTGAATTCTTTTATTGTCACGACGGTAGTCACTGTGACCGGAGTCGTGTTGGCTTCGATGGGCGGTTATGCGATAAGTAAATTTAAATTTGGCGGGAAAAAGGCCGCGATGCAAAGCCTTCTGACTACCCAGATGTTTCCTGCAACCATGCTTCTTCTCCCTATGTATATCATGTTGGCAAAACTGCATCTCGTGAATTCCTATCTGGGTCTTATGATCGCTTATTCGGCAACAGCACTACCGTTCTGTATTTGGCAGATGAAGGGCTATTATGATACTATCCCAAATTCGCTGATCGAGTCGGCTCGTGTGGATGGTTGCAATAACTGGGGGGCATGGTGGAGGGTGATACTTCCATTGGCCGCTCCTGCACTAGTGATCACAGCGCTTTTTTCATTTATGGCTAGCTGGAACGAATATGTTGTTGCTGCAGTGATATTGCAAGAACCGACGATGTTTACTTTGCCGGTCGGTCTGAAGATGTTTCAGGGTAACATGTCCACTCAATGGGGGCTTTATGCTGCAGGAAGTTTTATCGTTAGCGTACCGGTTGTCGTTCTTTTTATTGTCCTAAGCCGATGGCTTGTCGGTGGGCTTACACTCGGTGGTGTGAAGGGATGATTAAAATATTTAAATATCTTGTTAGTAATAAAAAATAATCCATACAACATTTTCCCTTGCAATATGATCTTTCTGATATTATTTTGCCGGAGATTATAACGAATTAATAAAACACGAGGAGTGATTATGTTTTCTAGAAGGGTGTTCTTTTTTGCTATTTTTGCGTTGTTATTCGTTTTCAGCGCAGTAGCAATGCCCCATATTATTCAATATCAGGGCAAGCTAACTGATCTTTCAGGTGTCGGTTACAACGACACCCTGGACATGAGCTTTCGGATATTCAATGCCCCGACAACAGGGGCCGCTCTCTGGACCGAGAATCATCATGCCCCTGGCAACGACGTTCCGATTGTCAAGGGCCTTTTCGATGTTGCGCTCGGTTCCGCCGGAACACCGATAAATCTCGACTTTCACGAGGATTATTGGCTCGAGATAACGGTAGATGGCAATATCCTTCTGCCACGGGTCAAGCTCGACACCAGCCCTTACGCTTTTCGCGCGGCGATAGCGGACAGCGTGGTCGGCGGCGCGGCCGGTGATACTGCTTTTTGGGAGATCGGCTTCAACCTTATAAATCCGAAGAACAACGACGACGTTCAAATTAACGACGACGGCGACAACCTATTAGGCGATATTTATGTCAACATGGACCACGCCGCAAATGGCTCCGATGGCATCTATGTGTATAGAGATGGACTTTATTATGGCCCCGATGTCGCGAATATCCATGCATACAGAACCGGCGCCTCCGATATCGACAACGGCGGAACCAGTTGGAATTATGGTGATGTGGACGCAGCTATAAAGGGCTATACCCTATGGGGCAACAAATATGTGGCCGCCATCGCTGGCTATAACTGGTTCGACTACGACACGAGCGCCGCAGTTTTGGGCGGCGATTACGACGGAAGCTCTTTCGGTGCACTCGGATATTCTTGCGACGGCAATATCTATTCCGGTTATTTCTTCGGCGAAGCGGTGCATATCCATCCGATCAGCGAACCATTATGGCCTGTCGAGGGAGATATTTATACAAACGACGCCGATCACAATCTGTATTACTACGACGGCACGAGCTGGGTCGATCTGACGGCGGTTGGCGGACCAGGAACGAGCCAATGGACGGACCACGCGACCGATCCTTACATCTATGCGAATAATAATGCTGGAGTTCAGGCTTTCGATGCCGGGGAAGACACGGTTCTTATTGTTAACGCTTTCGGAACCTACGCTGGAACAGCCATAAGGGGCCTCGGAGACTATGGACCGGCTGACACATGTCTTGGGTATCTCGGTTTTGGTGGCACTTTAGTAGGCCATCCAGAAGGTTGGAGAGGTGCTGGTGTATATGGTTATTCCGAAGCTTCTGTGGACGCAATCTATGGCTTTGCCGCCGACGGTGGAAACGGTGTTTTAGGTGTAGCTCAAGGTTGGAATGACGAATTATGGCGCTTTGGAGGTGTTCGCGGTTACAATGCCGATAGTCTTACTGACGGGCGACTCGGAACCTGGCATTACGGCGGTGAGTTCACGAAGGGTCTCCTGCTCAATCCCGAAACGACGAACCCGTGGGTTTCGGAAGGCGCGATCTATGCGAACTCAACCGACCATAATCTATATTATTACGACGGCACGAGCTGGGTGGATTTGACGGCGACCGGCGGCGGCGCGGACGCCGACTGGACTATCGGATCGGGTATCATTTACAATACTACCGACGATGTCGCTATCGGGACTGCTACTGCATCAGCATCAGCTAAACTGACCGTTCAAGGCGGCGATATTCAACTCGAATCGGATAATGATTTCATCGACATCAACGATTCTGGAACGAGCCTAACGGGATATAGATTTTACCGTAGTGGATCCTTCCAGGGAGGGCTTTTTCAAGGACCCGAATTAGCCTATTTATCCGGTTCCGCTATAAATTACACACTTGCGGTAGACCTAGCCAACGAGAGGGTCGGAATTGGGACTAACACACCTTCGGTTAAACTCGACGTCAATGGTGACGCGCGGATCACCGGCGATCTCGAAGTTACCGGCGAAATCGACCCGATCGCGGTGACTTATGAACCGCAAGCTGCTGCACCTCCGGTAGCCGAGGGCAAACTATATTATAACGATGCCGCAAACGAACTTCGCGTTTACGACGGCACAACCTGGCAGAGTCTCGGCGGCGGCGGCGGCGGGGGTGGAACGGTCAATTTCGTTCCGATGTGGACGCCCGACGGCAGCACGCTCGGCGACTCCAGAATAGACCAGAGTGCAACGCAAATCCAGATAGGCGGAACCGGATCGATGCAATCCAACCTGCTCGTATATTGCGATGAAACAAGCGATAAGAACGCGATCTTCGGTGGCAATCTCAATAGCGACGTTACCGCTGGAACAGCATGGAACCATGACGATTTCGGCGCGGGAGTCTACGGTTTGAATGAAATTAATGCCGCGTATCGCGCCGGTGTTGTAGGGTTGCCCTATAGTGTTTATGGTGATCATACAGCCGGTGTTGTCGGCGCGAATTCCGACGGTTCGGTCTATGGCGGCCTCGGATATAGGATGGGCGGCTTAGATTACGCGGGCTATTTCGTCGGCGACGTCAGCATCGACGGTAATGTCGGTATCGGGACGACAACCCCATCTCACAGCCTTACAATAAGCAATACTGTCGACGATAATACGCTGCGCCTCATCGGCCCCGACGCTTTAGGTTACGGCGCGAGGCTGAATTTCGGCGACGGCGATTATGCGTATATCGAGGAAGTAACCGACGATGATCTCTTAATTCATGCTAGCGATACACTTATATTAAGAGGTAACGACGCTTTAAGGCTTTATATTGATTATAGCGATGGCAACACTGGCCAGGTTCTAACCAGCGATGGCACGTATGCCTCATGGCAAAACGCTCCCGGCGGCTTGTCCGGCACCGGTTTGTTAAACAAACTTGCGATATGGAGCGGAACATCAGCACTTACTTACGATAATTACCTGTCATACGACGCTGCCAATGACCGCCTGCAATTCGGTTCGGGTGAATGGTTCGAGGATGACGGCGTTTTCACTATAGCGACGAACTCGGACTTCGTACCGAATATCGACAATACGCGCGACCTTGGCTCCGCGACAAAAGAATGGGCCGATCTCTATATCGATGGAACCGCATATCTCGATGCTATCGAGCTTGGCGGAGTCACGCGGACGACATGGCCGGTCGAGGGCCTTTGGACAGACAATGGCACTTATATTTCCGCCAACAACGCAACCAACGTCAGAATTTACGACAATATTGGCACCGGTTTAATCTATATAAGCGGAACCGAAAGTTCTGCTATCACAAACTGGAGCAACGACGGGTCATCGATCAAACATTGTTACAATGCCGGTACCTCTCTATACGGTGTCAACGTATCTGCCAGTAGCGCCAATACGGATTACGGTATCTATGCTTCCGGGGATGAATATGCCGGCTACTTCGCCGGAAAAGTAGAGATAAACAATAGCACACAGCAATACAGCCTCGAGGTTAATAACACTAAGGCATCCTCTTTCAACCGTGCTATACACGGCGAAAGCGATGCCAACTACGATTTCCAATACGGCGTATATGGAAGAGCGAACACGCCGGGAAGCGCATCGAACTACTATGCGTATGGAGTCTATGGTTACGCCGATGTCAATGACGGCGCTGCAAGCACCGACGATGCCTGGGGCGTCAGGGGTTCGGCCTACGCCGACGATGTCGCTTACGGCGTCTATGGTTACGCTTTCAGCGGCGCCACTACCTATTACGGCGTTTATTATTCCGGCGGTCTCGGTGGAACCGGAACAAAGAGCGCTATCGTCCGCACCGAGGACGGACCGAAGACGGTCTATTGCCAGGAGTCACCGGGCAACTGGTTCGAGGACTTCGGCTCGGGCGTAATCAGCGGTGGCCACGTGCATATAGAAATCGCCGCCGATTATCTCCAGACCGTAACGGTCAACGAAGAGCATCCGATGAAAATATTCATCCAAATGGAGAACACCAGTATCGATTATAAGCTCATCAAAAACCAGACCGGCTTCGATATCGAGGTTATCGGCTCGGCAACCGGTGATGTGGCATTCGATTATCGTGTCGCTGCGAAACGCCGCGGTTACGAAGACCTTCGCCTCAAGCCCGCGCCTCATTCTTATTCGGACAATTTCCTCTATCCCGATTTAGCGGATGTCCCGCAGGAATGGCGCGTCGATTGGATCAAGAATGTCCCGGACGACAAATGGGAATCGGAATGGTTCAATCTTCTCACGCCGGAACAACTGGCGACGTTCGACTGGTATTTCGAGCAGAAAGACGAGAAAAAGCCGGCCGAACCAGTTCAGGAACCGGTCAGCAAGAACAACATTGCTAAATGAAATAATCCGGCAATAGACTTTATTGCTTGAAAATGAACGGGCGGCGCATCTGCGCCGCCCGTTTTTACAGGAGTAAGACATTGCCTACTGTTTTAAGAATCAGCGGATATCGTTTCTTCTTTTACTCGAATGAGAACGCTGAACCAGCGCACATCCACGTCGAATCGGCGGGGAAATGTGCGAAGTTCTGGTTAAACGAAGTTGCATTGGCGGAAAACCATGGATATAACTAAAAAAATAAACAGGATCAGGCATTTGGTAGAAGATAATTTGGATTTGCTAATGGGAGAGTGGCGTGAATTCTTCAACGGTTATTAAGTTTGCAGAGACCGCGTGTGCGGTGCATGTTGAATTTTTAAAATATGAATTGAGAGTTTCTCTAAGCGACGGAAGGAAAATTTCCGTTCCATTGGAGTATTTCCCTCGTCTTCGGGACGCTTCGTCAGCGGAGCGAAACGATTGGCGCCTTATTGGCGGCGGTGTGGGCATTCATTGGGAGAGGCTTGATGAAGATATATCCATCGAAGGTTTGCTTAAAGCTTAATTCGGATTATCACAAATTCCCACAAAGGGCGGCGCAAGCCGCTTTTTTATATCTGTGGATTCTCATTGTTATTTACTTATTTGTTTTGCCGTCCATGGTAACCCATGCAATTCCTTAAAAGCAATACATTAGATCTAATAACTGGCAACCAAAGGGGCGCAAATAAGATCGATAACCCAAAATTAAGCTTTGGAGTAGAAAAAAAATGTTGACATATTCTTAATATCAATATCATTCATAAAATGTAATATAAGGAGTGTATATGAAACTTAATGTGATCTTTTTCTTTTTAGTGTCGATTGTTATCGCTCAGACTTCAGTCAATTTTAATCCCGAAAATTATATTGTTGGTTCGAGTTATGCAAATCGATCACTTAGCGATATTACTTTCGACTCGGGACCTCCAGGTTTAGGATCATGGAATTTCACAAGCTATACCGATGGTAGGGTCGATACCTTTACTATAGTAGAATACTCGACCTCGATACCACATATAACCGAGTGCTTCGTAACACCGAATTGTATTCCTTATACTCATGTTGTGAGTGACACCTCGATCACCGATGGATGGATTTTCTACCGCGTCGATGCACCAACTATAACGCCTCTGGGGCTTTACGGAACATTGGATGCTGGCACCGATGTCGCTCTTTCAGCAATAGACGCCTCTCATGAACCAGTTTTCACTTTTCCTATCGACTATCTTGATAATTGGGTGGAAGCCTCGGTGGGAGAAGGAAATATAACATACGGTTTATTTAATATTAGCTATGAGTATGTGGATACAACGTGGCATAGGGTCGATGCCTTCGGCCCGGTTATTCTACCGATAGGCACATTTCAAGCTCTTAGGATAAAGCGTTTTCACTGGAAGCATGCATGGTCTGACCATATCATATTTGGTTTCGATAAAGTGGAACGTAATTACAGCTATACATGGATTACAACAGAGCTAGGTCTCACCGCTACTTTTAACGGCCCCGTTGATTCCACTGGAGGAATACCAGATTCGCTATTCACAATAGGCAATTTGTCATTTCAAGTAAATAACTCTGTCCTGGGTATCGAGGAAAACCGTGCCCTTCCTCTAGAAATTGAGATTGTCGCATATCCGAATCCGTTTAATTCGGCGGTGAACATTTTTGTCGACGGTTCCGTAGGGGAGGGTCTTGCGCCCTCCCGCGTGGAGATATTCGACCTCGCTGGGCGACGGGTGGCGCAATTGCCCTCACCCTCGGTCTCTCTCCCAGGGGGAGAGGGAGGGAATTCCTTCTCCCTTTGGGAGAAGGTGGCCGAAGGCCGGATGAGGGCCGAGTTTATCTGGCAACCGGACGCCGCAATCGGTTCGGGTATCTATCTCGTCCGTGCGACCATACCGCAACAGACGACTTCAGCCGTTTGCACGAAACGGGTGATATATTTGAAATAGCTGTCGCCCAATAGAGTGGATTAACCTAAGCGCTGGCGCGGGATAAGGAATACTGGCGCGAAATTTGAAATCGCAAATTTGGTGACAGTTTGGGGTGGTTGTTGGGATTTTTGCACATGAAAATCCCGCTGTTAATGCTTAATTGTTATTTTAGCAAAAATCGTGACAGCGCTGCAGCGAGAGAAATTTATAATAAGCTACATTGCAACGCTTGTTTAAATCAACGATCTCCAGATTTCACCACTTAATACTTGAAGTGTTCAACGAGATTCAATATTCTCATCCATGTTGTTTTTCGATTTGGAGTTAAAATGAAGAAAATGTTTTTTTATCTTATATTATTTGCAACTGCATCTATAGCTCGCGAGGTTGTTTTTTCATACTCGCCGAATGTCACCGCCGAAAGCGTTAATATAGCTGGCTCGTTTAATAATTGGAGCAAAGATGAAACTCCTATGTCCGACCCGGAAAGCGACGGCAAATGGAGCGTGACGCTCGATCTCCCGGATGGCGAATATCAATATAAATTTGTCGTTAACGGTGCCACATGGATTCAAGACCCGAATAACCCAAAGGGTGCGCCCGATGGGTTTGCCGGGAGTAACTCGGTGATTGTGGTTGGGGATTGGGAAAAGTTCACTGAGGTGGCCTCGCGAGGCGATGGGAAAATACTCGATGCCGCGATATGGCACGAAAATACAATCCCTTATCTTTGTGACGATGGTAAAGGTTATTTATGGGTGCGTGTCCGGGTGAAGAAAGATGATGTTCAGGCGGTTCATATTCTAACGCGTAACCCAATCGGAGAAATCGACTCTAAGCCAATGCGCTATCTCTGTAGCGAGTTCCCATTCGAGTGGTTCGAGCTGGACATACCATTCACCGAGCCGATAAGTTACCACTTTTGGGTGTTGGACAAAGGCGCGGAGTTCATCTTCCCGAAGAACGAGGGCGAGTTCACAACGTCTCCAGGAAAAGCGCCAGTTTTCAGTGTTCCGGATTGGGCGCGCGGAACGCTATTTTATCAAATATTCCCCGAACGCTTTGCTAACGGCAATCCATCGAATGACCCGCAAGGAACCGTTCCTTGGGGGAATAAGCCTGAAATTGATAATTTTATGGGAGGCGACCTCGCCGGTGTGATAGACCATCTTCCTTATCTCGATTCGCTCGGTGTGGGTGCTATATATTTTAACCCGATTTTCGAGGCCTCTTCAAATCATAAGTATGACACATGGGACTATCTAAAGATCGATGATAACTTTGGCTCGAACGAGCTTTTTAAAACGCTGGATAAAAAAACAGAAGAATTAGATATTATGATTGTCCTCGATGGGGTGTTTAACCATATAGGATTCGGAAGCCCGATATTCAAGGATGTTGTCGAGAAGGGCATAGAAAGCAAATTCGCCGATTGGTTCTTCATCCATGAATATCCGGTGCATGGCCCGGAAAACCCAAATTACGAGGCATGGTGGGGCTTCGGTTCTCTTCCAAAAATGAACACGAACAATCCCGAAGTGCGCGAATACCTGTTCGGGGCGATTCGATACTGGATCGAGAACGGCGTCGATGGCTGGCGTCTCGATGTTGCACCGGATGTGCCCCACGAATTCTGGAAAGCCTTCCGCGACACGATTCGCAAAATAGATAGCGAAGCATATTCTGTTGGCGAGATTTGGGGAGACGGTTCCCAGTGGCTTGGCGGCGATGAGTTTGACGCTGTGATGAATTACCGTTTTCGCGATGCGATGATAGAGTTTTTCGCCAAATCAAATATATTACCCTCAGATTTTCTCGATAGATTGGGTGCTTATATCGCCGATTATGCAAGTCCTGTAAACGAGGTTCAGATGAACCTCCTCGGAAGCCACGACACACCGCGATTTCTTACTATAGCCCATGAGGAATCTTGGCGTTCGAGGCTTGCTCTAATTTGGGCTTTGATTTGGCCGGGCGCTCCATGTATTTACTATGGCGACGAGATCGGTATGATCGGTGAACACGACCCAGGGTGCAGAGAGGCCTTTCCTTGGAATAAAATCGATACATGGAATGACGATATACTCTCGACCGTTAGGTATTTATCCAGTGTTCGGAAGAGGAACGCGTGCCTACGTTTGGGATCATTTCGACCGCTAATTATTGATGACGATGCTAAGATCGTAGCTATTGAACGGAGATTCGGCGATGAACTGGCTGTGGTGGCGGTGAATCTTTCTGA
This genomic window from bacterium contains:
- a CDS encoding AI-2E family transporter translates to MSPYSKKDWSRPVFLLLGFVIVFWIFRELSGLILPLILALFLVMLLQPILTFLIRKKIPNWIAITLISILTLALVSVFVSIISSTVGQVADNSDELVFNFNRKLDFVVEWINAHLSVTLSSYQVKHFITEPFKGDWLGSALGGFAKFLGSITGSFFMFALYFIILLSGISNYEDYIEFVFKDRGGKRFAKEFNNIIHSISSYIGLKFFVSALTGLCFWLICLAFKIEFALFWGFLAFALNFIPSIGSIIATIPPILLGLIYLDSGVAIVIYSLLLVITEVIIGNILDPMLMGNRMKLNTLTVILGLVFWGYIWGVAGMLLSVPLMVLLRIFLEHNEDTIFLARAMSSTKKRKFADTISEE
- a CDS encoding DUF2442 domain-containing protein; this translates as MKFAETACAVHVEFLKYELRVSLSDGRKISVPLEYFPRLRDASSAERNDWRLIGGGVGIHWERLDEDISIEGLLKA
- a CDS encoding sugar ABC transporter permease codes for the protein MQKKDSVPKLILIYGFLVLWTLGTLYPVMRVITISLRPADKLLSTSLATIPENASLKNYATLFTDTPFLRWLLNSFIVTTVVTVTGVVLASMGGYAISKFKFGGKKAAMQSLLTTQMFPATMLLLPMYIMLAKLHLVNSYLGLMIAYSATALPFCIWQMKGYYDTIPNSLIESARVDGCNNWGAWWRVILPLAAPALVITALFSFMASWNEYVVAAVILQEPTMFTLPVGLKMFQGNMSTQWGLYAAGSFIVSVPVVVLFIVLSRWLVGGLTLGGVKG
- a CDS encoding T9SS type A sorting domain-containing protein translates to MKLNVIFFFLVSIVIAQTSVNFNPENYIVGSSYANRSLSDITFDSGPPGLGSWNFTSYTDGRVDTFTIVEYSTSIPHITECFVTPNCIPYTHVVSDTSITDGWIFYRVDAPTITPLGLYGTLDAGTDVALSAIDASHEPVFTFPIDYLDNWVEASVGEGNITYGLFNISYEYVDTTWHRVDAFGPVILPIGTFQALRIKRFHWKHAWSDHIIFGFDKVERNYSYTWITTELGLTATFNGPVDSTGGIPDSLFTIGNLSFQVNNSVLGIEENRALPLEIEIVAYPNPFNSAVNIFVDGSVGEGLAPSRVEIFDLAGRRVAQLPSPSVSLPGGEGGNSFSLWEKVAEGRMRAEFIWQPDAAIGSGIYLVRATIPQQTTSAVCTKRVIYLK
- a CDS encoding alpha amylase N-terminal ig-like domain-containing protein gives rise to the protein MKKMFFYLILFATASIAREVVFSYSPNVTAESVNIAGSFNNWSKDETPMSDPESDGKWSVTLDLPDGEYQYKFVVNGATWIQDPNNPKGAPDGFAGSNSVIVVGDWEKFTEVASRGDGKILDAAIWHENTIPYLCDDGKGYLWVRVRVKKDDVQAVHILTRNPIGEIDSKPMRYLCSEFPFEWFELDIPFTEPISYHFWVLDKGAEFIFPKNEGEFTTSPGKAPVFSVPDWARGTLFYQIFPERFANGNPSNDPQGTVPWGNKPEIDNFMGGDLAGVIDHLPYLDSLGVGAIYFNPIFEASSNHKYDTWDYLKIDDNFGSNELFKTLDKKTEELDIMIVLDGVFNHIGFGSPIFKDVVEKGIESKFADWFFIHEYPVHGPENPNYEAWWGFGSLPKMNTNNPEVREYLFGAIRYWIENGVDGWRLDVAPDVPHEFWKAFRDTIRKIDSEAYSVGEIWGDGSQWLGGDEFDAVMNYRFRDAMIEFFAKSNILPSDFLDRLGAYIADYASPVNEVQMNLLGSHDTPRFLTIAHEESWRSRLALIWALIWPGAPCIYYGDEIGMIGEHDPGCREAFPWNKIDTWNDDILSTVRYLSSVRKRNACLRLGSFRPLIIDDDAKIVAIERRFGDELAVVAVNLSENEYLARIELLKANSWAPEDRIPFPIRKTTRVTEVFTGNRYYEISPLEFTIPAHDARVFIVN